In a single window of the Oscarella lobularis chromosome 4, ooOscLobu1.1, whole genome shotgun sequence genome:
- the LOC136185929 gene encoding folliculin-like isoform X2, whose amino-acid sequence MNAVVALCHFCEHHGPSVVFCTQAFHSRVALHPDMSSRLVFDYLGRDIPTPLPSPGDAGSTPVSRSSDLCEACRSLKPEQSGFITHDKEAQIRYVSGQHPVMPQLYGLVRHACVRSLSGEVCQGREGPIIFGDNYQGYVFSHTFSLKDRQARGLKRWYSIIVLMMDKVFLINSWAFLVKNCQFLIQDLKHKSKQIYDSEPPDGRQSSDKLESSAGLMSTSIEEFLRGRRGPKQSFRSVTSLTGEGELFRQLHTYFSLLLKYGGSRLVERQLEGPPLGFEALDAHGIGEDEEVEEEEEDGIERLSEQLSNQSQSDDHPSIPASFADLKDLFLALGTKKFCSAAAHVLHGNQLIVRGPVRILVESILRVLQTLLPDGCCQTILFSSEYESSYKCNFLGLDSSVQLPDHLKSSDVYVLIDVTRKQSSGANGRQKDGSSASEITADFTYAVQASRTVDKMPTMLRRLEAVLSNDSISSSVIEQCVISAKAEWMNKVKVLYKYTRSGPISEVDKLLSVLSSEKEDLPLMQFWIRGLGQQYRSQVLCRQRSSNSGSEPSAATAAPPPPPPQEEKAPEGL is encoded by the exons atgaacgccgtcgtcgcgctaTGCCACTTTTGCGAACACCACGGACCAAGCGTCGTATTTTGCACGCAG GCTTTTCATAGTCGAGTCGCCTTACATCCAGACATGAGTAGCCGACTCGTATTCGATTATTTGGGCCG AGACATTCCCACTCCGTTACCAAGCCCTGGCGACGCCGGATCGACA CCCGTTTCAAGATCGTCTGACCTCTGCGAG GCGTGCCGATCACTGAAACCCGAACAATCCGGCTTTATAACGCACGACAAAGAAGCGCAAATCCGCTACGTTAGCGGGCAGCATCCTGTCATGCCACAGCTCTACGGTCTTGTCCGACACGCGTGCGTTCGAAG tcTGAGTGGCGAAGTTTGTCAGGGTCGCGAGGGTCCCATTATTTTTGGCGATAACTATCAGGGCTACGTGTTCAGCCACACGTTCTCTCTCAAGGATCGACAGGCGAGAGGTTTGAAGCGATG GTACAGCATCATTGTGTTGATGATGGACAAAGTATTTCTGATCAACTCTTGGGCGTTTCTCGTCAA aaattgtcaGTTTCTTATTCAGGACTTGAAACATAAA TCAAAACAGATATATGATTCTGAGCCGCCTGACGGGCGCCAGTCTTCAGACAAACTCGAATCAAGTGCCGGATTAATGTCGACGAGCATCGAAGAATTTCTACGAGGTCGTCGTGGTCCGAAACAGTCGTTTCGATCAGTTACTAGTCTCACTGGAGAAGGG GAACTATTTCGGCAGCTTCACACAtacttttctcttcttctaaagTACGGTGGATCGAGACTGGTGGAAAGACAGCTTGAAGGGCCACCACTG GGATTTGAAGCGCTTGATGCTCATGGCATTGGCGAAGATGAGGAGgtagaggaagaggaagaagacggtATTGAACGACTTTCAGAACAGTTGTCAAACCAAAGCCAATCAG atgaCCATCCATCCATTCCCGCTTCTTTTGCTGACTTGAAGGACTTGTTTCTT GCTCTTGGAACGAAGAAGTTTTGCAGTGCGGCAGCTCATGTTTTACATGGAAATCAGCTGATAGTTCGAGGTCCTGTCAGAATTCTTGTTGAATCGATTCTTCGCGTTCTTCAG ACTCTTTTGCCCGACGGATGTTGTCAGACGATTCTCTTCAGCTCTGAATATGAA AGTTCCTACAAGTGCAATTTCCTCGGCTTGGACAGCTCAGTGCAGTTGCCTGATCACCTGAAGTCATCGGACGTCTATGTTCTCATTGACGTAACAAGAAAGCAG TCCTCTGGAGCGAATGGCCGTCAAAAAGACGGCAGCAGCGCCTCAGAGATCACTGCTGATTTCACATATGCAGTCCAAGCGTCCAGAACCGTTGATAAGA TGCCAACCATGTTACGAAGACTTGAAGCGGTGCTGAGCAATGATTCGATCTCCAGTTCTGTCATTGAACAGTGTGTTATTAGTGCAAAAGCGGAATGGATGAA CAAAGTCAAAGTCCTGTACAAGTACACTCGTTCTGGCCCCATTTCTGAAGTTGATAA ATTGCTAAGCGTACTCAGCAGCGAAAAAGAGGACTTACCGCTAATGCAGTTCTGGATTCGCGGCCTCGGACAGCAATATCGTTCCCAGGTATTATGCAGACAGCGATCGTCAAACAGCGGCTCAGAGCCAAGTGCTGCAACGGCGGCACCACCCCCACCCCCACCCCAAGAGGAAAAAGCCCCTGAGGGGCTTTGA
- the LOC136185929 gene encoding folliculin-like isoform X1 codes for MNAVVALCHFCEHHGPSVVFCTQAFHSRVALHPDMSSRLVFDYLGRDIPTPLPSPGDAGSTPVSRSSDLCEACRSLKPEQSGFITHDKEAQIRYVSGQHPVMPQLYGLVRHACVRSLSGEVCQGREGPIIFGDNYQGYVFSHTFSLKDRQARGLKRWYSIIVLMMDKVFLINSWAFLVKNCQFLIQDLKHKSKQIYDSEPPDGRQSSDKLESSAGLMSTSIEEFLRGRRGPKQSFRSVTSLTGEGELFRQLHTYFSLLLKYGGSRLVERQLEGPPLGFEALDAHGIGEDEEVEEEEEDGIERLSEQLSNQSQSDDHPSIPASFADLKDLFLALGTKKFCSAAAHVLHGNQLIVRGPVRILVESILRVLQTLLPDGCCQTILFSSEYESSYKCNFLGLDSSVQLPDHLKSSDVYVLIDVTRKQSSGANGRQKDGSSASEITADFTYAVQASRTVDKSRIERNECCILLFLSVPTMLRRLEAVLSNDSISSSVIEQCVISAKAEWMNKVKVLYKYTRSGPISEVDKLLSVLSSEKEDLPLMQFWIRGLGQQYRSQVLCRQRSSNSGSEPSAATAAPPPPPPQEEKAPEGL; via the exons atgaacgccgtcgtcgcgctaTGCCACTTTTGCGAACACCACGGACCAAGCGTCGTATTTTGCACGCAG GCTTTTCATAGTCGAGTCGCCTTACATCCAGACATGAGTAGCCGACTCGTATTCGATTATTTGGGCCG AGACATTCCCACTCCGTTACCAAGCCCTGGCGACGCCGGATCGACA CCCGTTTCAAGATCGTCTGACCTCTGCGAG GCGTGCCGATCACTGAAACCCGAACAATCCGGCTTTATAACGCACGACAAAGAAGCGCAAATCCGCTACGTTAGCGGGCAGCATCCTGTCATGCCACAGCTCTACGGTCTTGTCCGACACGCGTGCGTTCGAAG tcTGAGTGGCGAAGTTTGTCAGGGTCGCGAGGGTCCCATTATTTTTGGCGATAACTATCAGGGCTACGTGTTCAGCCACACGTTCTCTCTCAAGGATCGACAGGCGAGAGGTTTGAAGCGATG GTACAGCATCATTGTGTTGATGATGGACAAAGTATTTCTGATCAACTCTTGGGCGTTTCTCGTCAA aaattgtcaGTTTCTTATTCAGGACTTGAAACATAAA TCAAAACAGATATATGATTCTGAGCCGCCTGACGGGCGCCAGTCTTCAGACAAACTCGAATCAAGTGCCGGATTAATGTCGACGAGCATCGAAGAATTTCTACGAGGTCGTCGTGGTCCGAAACAGTCGTTTCGATCAGTTACTAGTCTCACTGGAGAAGGG GAACTATTTCGGCAGCTTCACACAtacttttctcttcttctaaagTACGGTGGATCGAGACTGGTGGAAAGACAGCTTGAAGGGCCACCACTG GGATTTGAAGCGCTTGATGCTCATGGCATTGGCGAAGATGAGGAGgtagaggaagaggaagaagacggtATTGAACGACTTTCAGAACAGTTGTCAAACCAAAGCCAATCAG atgaCCATCCATCCATTCCCGCTTCTTTTGCTGACTTGAAGGACTTGTTTCTT GCTCTTGGAACGAAGAAGTTTTGCAGTGCGGCAGCTCATGTTTTACATGGAAATCAGCTGATAGTTCGAGGTCCTGTCAGAATTCTTGTTGAATCGATTCTTCGCGTTCTTCAG ACTCTTTTGCCCGACGGATGTTGTCAGACGATTCTCTTCAGCTCTGAATATGAA AGTTCCTACAAGTGCAATTTCCTCGGCTTGGACAGCTCAGTGCAGTTGCCTGATCACCTGAAGTCATCGGACGTCTATGTTCTCATTGACGTAACAAGAAAGCAG TCCTCTGGAGCGAATGGCCGTCAAAAAGACGGCAGCAGCGCCTCAGAGATCACTGCTGATTTCACATATGCAGTCCAAGCGTCCAGAACCGTTGATAAGAGTAGGattgaaagaaacgaatgTTGTATTTTACTCTTCCTTTCAGTGCCAACCATGTTACGAAGACTTGAAGCGGTGCTGAGCAATGATTCGATCTCCAGTTCTGTCATTGAACAGTGTGTTATTAGTGCAAAAGCGGAATGGATGAA CAAAGTCAAAGTCCTGTACAAGTACACTCGTTCTGGCCCCATTTCTGAAGTTGATAA ATTGCTAAGCGTACTCAGCAGCGAAAAAGAGGACTTACCGCTAATGCAGTTCTGGATTCGCGGCCTCGGACAGCAATATCGTTCCCAGGTATTATGCAGACAGCGATCGTCAAACAGCGGCTCAGAGCCAAGTGCTGCAACGGCGGCACCACCCCCACCCCCACCCCAAGAGGAAAAAGCCCCTGAGGGGCTTTGA
- the LOC136185935 gene encoding eukaryotic translation initiation factor 4E-binding protein 1-like produces the protein MATTAPALEPSASREIPPRRVEVHDPSQLPSSGLCTTPGGTMFSTTPGGTRIIYDRKFIMSLRHSPQSRTPPSNLPIIPGVTAPKLTTAKHPPIKEVPEKTIPIDDVHAQFDIDI, from the exons ATGGCAACAACGGCTCCAGCTCTCGAACCTTCGGCGTCGCGCGAGATTCCCCCGCGACGCGTCGAAGTCCACGATCCGTCGCAGCTACCCTCATCGGGTCTCTGCACGACGCCCGGCGGCACGATGTTCTCCACGACGCCAGGAG GGACTCGGATCATCTACGACCGCAAGTTCATAATGTCGTTGCGTCATTCGCCCCAGTCAagaacgccgccgtcgaatttGCCTATCATTCCGGGAGTCACAGCGCCTAAATTGACGACAGCGAAGCACCCACCCATTAAGGAAGTCCCCGAGAAAACGATTCCGATCG acGACGTTCACGCTCAGTTCGATATTGATATTTGA
- the LOC136185932 gene encoding L-threonine 3-dehydrogenase-like, with translation MAAIPKTMKALVKTKEQESYELQEMPVPEPQTGELLVKVIRASICGSDIALYKWNEVAKVIATVPFTPGHECVGEIVAVGPGCSSEYKIGKRVCCENHYYCGNCYQCKNDMKHICQNLKQYGHGRGTLHGGCSQYTIIPASFAYLLETDINDDKACILEPFGVAHQAMEALHPERDTVLVQGCGPIGLFSIGICKAMGASKILAVDVFDDKLETAKRFGADVIINGKTENLKEAVMRETSGDGIGRLVEATGVPVMVNNSFSLLRKGGRIVLIGLPRAPLHVENVLTDIIFRAITIKTVHGRKIFSSWKKSEELIAQNKVDVTPAITHHFAMSDFESAFKTLFSGEGCKILLDPHA, from the exons ATGGCTGCGATTCCTAAGACTATGAAGGCTCTCGTAAAGACGAAAGAGCAGGAATCGTACGAGCTGCAGGAGATGCCTGTTCCAGAGCCGCAAACAGGCGAATTGCTTGTCAAAGTGATCCGAGCGTCGATCTGCGGCTCAGACATCGCTCTGTACAAGTGGAACGAGG TGGCTAAAGTTATAGCAACGGTTCCTTTCACTCCTGGCCACGAATGCGTTGGCGAA attgtAGCCGTTGGTCCTGGCTGCAGTTCGGAGTACAAAATAGGAAAGAGAGTATGCTGTGAGAATCACTACTACTGTGGCAACTGTTACCAGTGCAAGAATG aTATGAAACATATTTGTCAAAATCTGAAGCAGTATGGGCATGGCAGAGGAACATTGCACGGAG GATGCTCTCAGTACACAATTATTCCTGCTTCATTCGCCTACCTTCTAGAAACAGATATTAACGATGACAAAGCTTGCATTCTTGAAC CATTTGGTGTTGCTCACCAAGCAATGGAAGCACTTCATCCAGAACGAGATACTGTTTTAGTGCAAG GGTGTGGGCCCATTGGTTTATTTTCTATTGGGATATGCAAAGCAATGGGAGCTTCGAAAAT TCTTGCTGTGGACGTCTTTGATGACAAATTAGAGACGGCAAAACGCTTTGGAGCTGATGTCATCATAAACGGAAAGACggaaaatttgaaagaagCTG TAATGAGAGAGACAAGTGGAGATGGAATAGGCAGGCTTGTTGAAGCAACTGGAGTTCCAGTCATGGTCAACAATTCCTTTTCCCTTCTCAG AAAAGGAGGCCGTATTGTGCTTATTGGATTGCCAAGA GCTCCGCTTCACGTGGAGAACGTTTTGACTGACATCATATTCCGTGCAATAACTATCAAAACGGTTCACGGGCGTAAAATTTTCAGTTCCTGGAAAAAATCTGAGGAACTAATTGCTCAAAATAA GGTCGATGTGACTCCAGCCATCACCCATCATTTTGCCATGAGCGACTTCGAAAGTGCATTCAAAACTCTCTTTTCAGGTGAAGGATGCAAAATCTTGCTTGACCCCCACGCCTAG
- the LOC136185885 gene encoding NAD(P)H azoreductase-like translates to MAVFVLGAGGNVGSSTVKSFYATYGDKLKIFGGARDPEKAAKAAGFDSLAASNVQFVKTDIRDKGQLIEAFQGVKSLFIVTPEHENRAELAINAAEAAKAAQVDHVIILSIPTSVLPNTILGRQFGAIERAVETLGISHTILRLPVFIDNTWYQKNRIQNEGVLRSPGSADIRFATVVVADVAKAAATILAHPSDHAGKIYTLVSDRHSHNELAAAFSSALGKDVKYVRSEYETARDAFLRVGFEKWQVDSMLELYELLDRGELDAYEVDTGDYETITGEKPTSMKTWVDQVAPAFK, encoded by the coding sequence ATGGCGGTGTTCGTTCTCGGTGCGGGAGGTAATGTCGGTTCCTCGACCGTAAAGAGCTTCTATGCCACGTACGGCGACAAGCTGAAAATTTTCGGCGGCGCTCGCGATCCTGAAAAGGCCGCAAAAGCGGCCGGATTTGATTCGCTCGCCGCCTCCAACGTCCAATTCGTCAAAACGGACATTAGGGACAAGGGGCAGCTCATCGAAGCGTTTCAAGGCGTCAAATCTCTCTTCATAGTTACGCCAGAACACGAAAATCGCGCCGAACTAGCTATAAACGCCGCCGAAGCAGCCAAAGCGGCGCAagtcgatcacgtgatcatctTAAGCATCCCAACTTCCGTGTTACCAAACACGATTCTCGGCCGCCAATTCGGCGCTATCGAGCGCGCCGTCGAGACTCTCGGCATTTCTCACACAATCCTCCGCCTGCCCGTTTTCATTGACAACACGTGGTACCAAAAGAATCGCATTCAAAACGAGGGCGTGCTTCGTAGTCCAGGCAGCGCCGACATCCGATTTGCgacggtcgtcgtcgccgacgtagCGAAGGCGGCTGCAACCATATTGGCCCATCCGAGCGATCACGCCGGAAAGATATATACGCTTGTGAGCGATCGACATTCGCACAATGAACTTGCTGCGGCCTTTTCGTCCGCTTTGGGTAAAGACGTCAAGTATGTTCGTAGTGAGTACGAGACGGCTCGGGATgcgtttcttcgcgtcgGCTTTGAGAAGTGGCAAGTGGATTCAATGCTGGAGCTCTATGAATTGCTTGATCGAGGAGAATTGGATGCCTATGAAGTCGATACGGGAGATTATGAAACGATTACCGGTGAAAAGCCCACGAGTATGAAAACGTGGGTAGATCAAGTTGCTCCAGCCTtcaaatag
- the LOC136185931 gene encoding GPI-anchor transamidase-like encodes MSSRVLTYFLTLFATSCVLGVRGSAHTNNWAVIVDTSRYWFNYRHIANALSIYRSVKRLGIPDSHIILMLADDMACNPRNPHPGTVYPSAGARLNVYGDDIEVDYRGYEVTVENFIRVLTGRVSKDTPRSKRLLSDERSNILVYMTGHGGDGFLKFQDQEEITSPELADAFGQMWQRKRYNEIFFMIDTCQAISLAYLFYSPNIFAAASSSVGEDSLSHDPDSEIGVFVVDRWTYYTLQFLEKVTPTSKATVGELFRSYDARLVRSTPRFRTDLFKRDLNKVLITDFFGSVRNIQLSSEAPVNVSAKSNARPNDNADSPLSDLEWTLSESLDNTFATDEKRQNWTTPPLIPFLASCVIVLLTFLFSNR; translated from the exons ATGTCGAGTCGCGTTTTGACGTACTTTCTGACTCTTTTCGCGACGTCTTGCGTACTCGGCGTGCGCGGAAGTGCGCACACCAACAACTGGGCAGTCATT GTCGACACGTCGCGCTATTGGTTCAATTACCGTCACATAGCGAACGCACTCTCAATCTACCGCAGTGTCAAGCGGCTCGGCATCCCTGACAG TCATATCATTCTTATGCTCGCCGACGACATGGCGTGCAATCCTCGCAATCCCCATCCGGGAACGGTTTATCCCAGTGCCGGTGCTCGACTAAACGTGTACGGGGATGACATAGAGGTTGACTATCGTGGATATGAGGTGACGGTGGAGAATTTCATTCGGGTGCTGACAG GAAGGGTATCGAAGGATACGCCCAGATCCAAACGCCTGCTTTCAGATGAGAGAAGCAACATTTTAGTTTATATGACAG gtcACGGAGGAGATGGCTTTCTCAAGTTTCAAGATCAAGAAGAGATAACCAGTCCAGAGCTGGCTGACGCTTTTGGGCAGATGTGGCAGCGAAAGAG ATACAATGAAATCTTTTTCATGATCGACACATGCCAAGCCATCTCCTTAGCGTACCTTTTCTATTCGCCAAATATTTTCGCTGCAGCAAGCAGCAGCGTGGGAGAAGATTCTCTATCG CACGATCCTGATTCTGAGATTGGAGTATTTGTAGTTGATCGGTGGACGTATTACACGCTTCAATTTCTGGAGAAAGTGACGCCTACAAGCAAGGCAACAGTCGGAGAATTA TTTCGATCTTACGACGCGCGTCTGGTCAGGTCAACGCCACGATTCCGAACGGATCTTTTCAAGCGGGACCTTAACAAG GTGTTGATCACAGACTTCTTTGGAAGCGTTagaaacattcaactgagtTCAGAAGCGCCTGTCAACGTCTCCGCGAAATCAAATGCGCGTCCAAACGACAACGCAGACTCACCCCTGAGTGACTTAGAGTGGACTTTAAGCGAGAGTCTGGACAATACCTTTGCCACTgacgaaaaacgtcaaaactgGACGACTCCGCCACTGATTCCCTTCCTAGCTTCTTGCGTAATAGTACTGCTCACTTTCTTATTCAGCAACAGATAA